Part of the Rhizobium sp. WYJ-E13 genome is shown below.
GCGCGAACCGCGCATACCGACGCAGGCGCCGACCGGATCGATCGACGAGTCGTTCGAGATTACGGCGATCTTGGCGCGGGAACCCGGGTCGCGGGCAACCGACTTCACCTGGATGATGCCGTCGTAAATTTCCGGTACTTCCATGGTGAAGAGCTTCACCATGAACTGCGGATGCGTACGCGACAGGAAAATCTGCGGACCGCGCTGCTCGCGACGGACATCATATACATATGCACGAACACGATCGCCATAGCGAACGTTCTCGCGCGGGATCATTTCGTCACGGCGGATGATGCCTTCGCCGCGGCCGAGGTCGACGATGACGTTGCCGTATTCGACGCGCTTGACCGTGCCGTTGACGATTTCGCCGACGCGATCCTTGAATTCGTCGAACTGGCGGTCACGCTCGGCTTCGCGCACCTTCTGCACGATCACCTGCTTGGCCGACTGTGCGGCGATACGGCCGAAATCCATCGGCGGCAGCGGATCAGCGATGAAGTCGCCGATAGCGGCGTCCGGGTTGCGATCGCGGGCCAGTTCCAGCGGGATCTGCGTGGAATAGTCTTCGGCCTTCTCGACGACTTCGAGCAGGCGCTGCAGACGGATTTCACCGGTCTTCGGGTTGATGTCGGCGCGGATATTGGATTCGGTACCGTAACGGGAACGCGCCGCCTTCTGGATGGCATCGGCCATCGCGGCAAGCACGATCTCGCGGTCGATGACCTTTTCGCGCGCCACTGCATCTGCGATCTGCAGAAGTTCGAGCCGGTTTGCACTGACTGCCATTGTTCTGTTTCTCCGTCCTTGACTACCCGGGTTCCCGTCCCTGGAGCTTACGTTGATCGGTTATTCTTCGTCGTCCGCTTCGTTCTGGTTCGCAGCCTGTGCTTTAGCCAGCTTGTCGGCGCGCAGTGCATCGCGGATCAGATCGTCGGTCAGAATGAGTTTGGCATCGCTGAGCGCCGTGAAGGGGATGGTGACCTTCTGCTCTTCGCCGTACGCAACCTGATCGCGTTCGATCACGAACCCATCGGCGTCCGCTTCGACGATCTTGCCGCGGAAGCGTTTGCGATTGCCGATCATGATCGACGTTTCGCACTTCACGAGATGGCCTTGCCAGCGGACGAAATCAGACTTCCGCACCAGAGGGCGGTCGATGCCCGGCGAAGACACTTCGAGATGATACTCTTTATCGATCGGATCTTCCACATCGAGCACAGGAGAAATCGCCATGGAGACCTGCTCGCAGTCCTCGACGGTCATCGTGCCATCGTTCTTCTCGGCCATGACCTGCATCGTCATGCCATTCTGATTGAGCATGCGGACGCGAATGAGGCGGAAACCGATGTCGACGAGCACGGGTTCGATAATGTCGGCAAGACGCTGGTCAAGCCCAGTCTCGGTGATCAGCCGTGGCTCATGTTGATTGTCTGCGTTTGTCAGATCCGACAAGCGGTGCGCTCCCTGCGATTTCTGGCATTCGGGGTGATCGCGCTAATAAAAAAGAGCGGGTCCTTGCGGCCCACTCTTCATCGTACGATCAAGAATTTGAGTGCCATATAGTCCTGTTTTTTAGAAATTGCAAGGTCGGAGGCGATTCCACCTCTTCCGCTCCCGCAAGTGCGAGCTAACCTATGGCGAGCATTTGTCTTCCGCTTATATTGCTATCGAAGCATGACGATAAAAGCGGGGGAACGTGGCCTATACATCATCGACATTTGCGCCATTGCGGCATGAGACCTACCGCACCATCTGGTTTGCGAGCCTCGCCTCGAATTTCGGCGGCCTGATCCAGGCCGTCGGTGCCGCCTGGATGATGACGGCCATCACTTCGTCCGAGGACATGGTTGCGCTGGTCCAGACCTCGACGGCGCTGCCGATCATGTTATTCTCGCTGATCTCGGGTGCTCTCGCCGACAATTATGATCGGCGCCGGATCATGCTGACGGCGCAATCCGCGATGCTCGTGGTCTCGATCCTGTTGACGGCCTGCGCTATCCTCGGCTGGGTTACACCCGGATTGCTTCTCTTCTTCACGTTTCTCATCGGCTGCGGTACGGCGCTCAACAATCCCTCCTGGCAGGCCTCGGTTGGCGACATGGTGCCGCGTGCCGATTTGCCGGACGCGGTCACGCTGAACAGTATGGGTTTCAATATAACCCGCAGCGTCGGTCCGGCAATCGGCGGCGCCATCGTTGCGGCGGCCGGTGCGGCCGCGGCCTTTGCAGTGAACGCTTTGAGCTACGTTGCGCTCCTCTATGTGCTGTTCCGCTGGCGGCCGAGCACGCCTGCTTCGACACTGCCGCGCGAAACACTCGGCAGCGCCATTTTTGCCGGCATGCGCTATGTCTCCATGTCGCCCAACCTCGAAAAGATCCTCCTGAGAGGGCTGCTATTCGGTATCGGCGCGAGTTCTATCCAAGCGCTGCTGCCTGTCGTCGCGCTCGATCTCGTCTCTGGCGGGCCGCTGACCTATGGTTTCATGCTCGGCGCCTTCGGCATTGGCGCGATCTGCGGTGCCATCCTGAGCACCAGGCTGCGCGAGATGTTCTCCAGCGAGACGATCATCCGCCTGGCCTTTTCAGGCTTTGCATTCAGCGCTGTGATCGCAGCTCTCAGCTCAAGTGCCGTGCTCACCTCGGTCGGGCTGCTTGTGGCCGGTGCCTGCTGGGTTTCGGCACTTTCGCTCTTCAACATCATCGTCCAGCTTTCGACGCCGCGCTGGGTGGTCGGCCGCGCTTTGTCGCTTTACCAGACCGTCACCTTCGGTGGCATTGCCGGCGGAAGCTGGCTCTGGGGTGTTGCCGCCGATCGGTATGGTCTTTCGAACGCCCTGCTGATGTCGGCTGCGGTCCTGCTGTTTGGAGTCCTGATCGGCCTGCGCTTTTCCATGCCGGCTTTCGCCTCGCTCAATCTCGATCCGCTGAACCGCTTCATCGAGCCGGCTCTCGGCCTCGATATCACGCCGCGCAGCGGCCCGATCGTCATTCAAGTATATTACCAGATTGCCGATGACGACTTGGCCGAATTCATGACGCTGATGGAAGAGCGCCGCCGCATCCGTATCCGCGACGGCGCCCGCAACTGGGCGCTGATGCGCGATCTTGAAAATCCTGGTCTCTGGACGGAAACCTATCACACGCCGACCTGGGTCGAATATATCAGGCACAATCAACGCCGCACACAGGCCGATGCCGAAAATACTGACCGGCTTCGCGCTTTGCACCGCGGCGACGGGCTGCCGCATGTTCATCGCATGATCGAGCGACAGGCCATACCGCCGGTCGATGACGTCTTTCACAAGGCGCCGATCGATCTGCACCATTGAGGTTGAGCATGCACGCCTTCCGAAGTGCACGCGCGTAGAGTCTCCGTTTCTATGAGAAGCTCGGCTTCGTGGCCAGCACGGGGACTGGAGCGTAACCTGTAAAGCGCTGCCAGAACGTCATTCTGCTGCCTATTTCAGCTTGCCTTTCATCGATGCCTCGGGAAAGCAGGTCGGCTCCATGCCGTTCTTTTCCTGCCACTGGCCGATAGAGCGACGCGT
Proteins encoded:
- the rimP gene encoding ribosome maturation factor RimP gives rise to the protein MSDLTNADNQHEPRLITETGLDQRLADIIEPVLVDIGFRLIRVRMLNQNGMTMQVMAEKNDGTMTVEDCEQVSMAISPVLDVEDPIDKEYHLEVSSPGIDRPLVRKSDFVRWQGHLVKCETSIMIGNRKRFRGKIVEADADGFVIERDQVAYGEEQKVTIPFTALSDAKLILTDDLIRDALRADKLAKAQAANQNEADDEE
- a CDS encoding MFS transporter → MAYTSSTFAPLRHETYRTIWFASLASNFGGLIQAVGAAWMMTAITSSEDMVALVQTSTALPIMLFSLISGALADNYDRRRIMLTAQSAMLVVSILLTACAILGWVTPGLLLFFTFLIGCGTALNNPSWQASVGDMVPRADLPDAVTLNSMGFNITRSVGPAIGGAIVAAAGAAAAFAVNALSYVALLYVLFRWRPSTPASTLPRETLGSAIFAGMRYVSMSPNLEKILLRGLLFGIGASSIQALLPVVALDLVSGGPLTYGFMLGAFGIGAICGAILSTRLREMFSSETIIRLAFSGFAFSAVIAALSSSAVLTSVGLLVAGACWVSALSLFNIIVQLSTPRWVVGRALSLYQTVTFGGIAGGSWLWGVAADRYGLSNALLMSAAVLLFGVLIGLRFSMPAFASLNLDPLNRFIEPALGLDITPRSGPIVIQVYYQIADDDLAEFMTLMEERRRIRIRDGARNWALMRDLENPGLWTETYHTPTWVEYIRHNQRRTQADAENTDRLRALHRGDGLPHVHRMIERQAIPPVDDVFHKAPIDLHH